In Paenibacillus sonchi, a single genomic region encodes these proteins:
- a CDS encoding type I polyketide synthase, protein MENDLSLNSKIAVIGMAGRFPQAGDIGEFWHNLVQGAEGIQFFSKEELRQAGVNPALLEKPEYVPASGRLQDIGRFDAAFFQYTPREAEIMDPQQRLFLECAWTAIEDAGHSLSQYDGAVGVFAGVGANKYITHIMSHPELLQILDHRQIEVANDKDFLTTRVSYKLNATGPSFAVQTACSSSLVSVHIACQSLLNGECDMALAGGVSIQFLEKSGYLYKAGGIESPDGHCRCFDEKAEGTVFGDGVGVIVLKRLEEAIADKDYIYAVISGSAIGNDGAGKIGFTAPGFDGQVQVISEAMEVAGVTPHDIGYIEAHGTGTKLGDQVEIAALKEVFKSRAQEKACYIGSVKSSIGHLNTASGIAGLIKTVLVIQQNLIPPLLHLRSPNQQLELEDSPFRLNQSPVTWAAGGQKRVAGVSSFGIGGTNAHVIVEQAPDLRPEPGRQASYLLPFSGKTEQARQRNLDNLLAYLKANPEADPARVSYTLQTGREHFDYRGFLLCGNHGEQRIICPDQRAVKQEKSVVFLISLEQAPP, encoded by the coding sequence ATGGAAAATGATCTTAGTCTTAACTCAAAGATTGCTGTCATCGGAATGGCTGGAAGGTTCCCGCAAGCGGGGGATATCGGGGAATTCTGGCATAACCTGGTTCAAGGTGCGGAAGGGATTCAATTCTTCTCGAAAGAGGAATTGCGGCAGGCGGGAGTGAATCCGGCCCTGCTTGAGAAACCCGAATATGTACCGGCTTCCGGCCGTTTACAAGACATCGGGCGGTTTGATGCCGCCTTTTTTCAATACACCCCAAGAGAAGCGGAAATCATGGACCCGCAGCAGCGGCTGTTTCTGGAATGCGCTTGGACGGCAATCGAGGATGCCGGGCATAGCCTGTCCCAATACGACGGGGCGGTTGGCGTATTCGCAGGGGTTGGTGCAAATAAATATATCACCCATATTATGAGCCATCCTGAGCTGCTGCAGATCCTGGACCACCGGCAAATCGAGGTAGCCAATGATAAGGACTTCCTCACAACCCGGGTTTCTTACAAACTGAATGCGACCGGTCCCAGTTTTGCCGTACAGACCGCTTGCTCTTCCTCCCTCGTGAGTGTGCATATCGCATGCCAAAGCTTGTTGAATGGCGAGTGTGATATGGCGCTGGCCGGGGGCGTTTCCATTCAATTTTTAGAAAAGAGCGGATACCTCTATAAAGCGGGCGGCATCGAATCGCCGGATGGACACTGCCGCTGCTTCGATGAAAAAGCGGAAGGAACCGTGTTCGGCGACGGGGTTGGTGTGATTGTACTCAAAAGGCTGGAGGAAGCCATTGCGGACAAGGATTATATCTATGCCGTGATTAGCGGGTCAGCCATCGGCAATGACGGGGCAGGCAAGATCGGGTTTACGGCACCGGGATTTGACGGACAGGTACAAGTGATTTCGGAGGCTATGGAAGTGGCCGGAGTGACGCCGCATGATATAGGATATATCGAGGCGCACGGCACCGGAACCAAATTGGGCGATCAGGTAGAGATTGCGGCCCTTAAGGAAGTGTTCAAAAGCCGGGCTCAGGAAAAGGCGTGTTACATTGGTTCCGTCAAGTCCAGCATCGGGCATTTGAACACCGCCTCAGGCATCGCCGGCCTGATCAAAACGGTTCTGGTCATCCAGCAGAATCTCATCCCGCCGCTCCTGCACCTCCGAAGCCCGAATCAGCAGCTGGAGTTGGAGGACAGCCCGTTCCGGCTGAATCAGAGTCCGGTGACCTGGGCCGCGGGTGGACAGAAAAGGGTGGCGGGTGTCAGTTCTTTTGGCATCGGAGGCACCAATGCCCATGTCATTGTCGAACAAGCCCCGGACCTCCGTCCGGAACCAGGCAGACAGGCGAGTTATCTGCTGCCGTTCTCGGGAAAAACGGAGCAGGCCCGGCAGCGCAATCTTGACAATCTGCTGGCATACCTCAAAGCCAATCCGGAGGCCGATCCGGCACGGGTGTCTTATACCCTTCAGACGGGAAGGGAGCATTTTGACTACCGGGGCTTTCTTCTTTGCGGCAACCATGGAGAGCAGCGGATCATCTGCCCGGACCAGCGGGCGGTTAAGCAGGAGAAATCCGTTGTTTTCTTGATCTCTTTGGAACAGGCGCCCCCGTAA
- a CDS encoding condensation domain-containing protein: protein MDESFHMVERMFQLDLTKRISPEADNVQGQAEFASSQEPYGLLLSFIFGYSLAQLWQHWGVFPQAVAGDWIGEYVGACLANVFAREDALKLLFLQGEVPEGMVLGQPAIPVLSNISQTWLEEGQATSLAYWKQALNQSSNLLACVSELAALQNPVFIKIGPGHHRPDRLDLTIQEKNQTALLLDSLPGEADNESVHMVLQGSLGRLWLENVEVCWKNVQSGGQARKIPLPAYAFDRETYWIDRAAAGEQGSLEAGELHEEPAMVMNRGDHFVQIGSTGYTLDSSQLQQVQELLASFTPNSAVSFPDVPEKRKAYIVSRLCSILGELLGTQPVSSQDDFFEIGGDSVTAIQFASRAKDFDIVFASDLLFEYPTIEQLSDKILEQPMASLQEEKPVPEQRAGIHYFDVSTSDQSLLAEVLSAEEVESVYPLSFMQLLVLNHNIINARLGTVNLLSFQIFEELHRGRFQSAWNEVVNRHTLLRTGFVWRRISNPVQFVKKKAEITIHELDWTGLSQEGQQLALEEFLSLESKRSFKVDEVPQMRFHLMKLGEACYQFVWSYQNSLFDGWSMNIILREVWDSYEQSESRRLLPETAATPYLTYMQWQKTKDIGEAKQCWTEEMKDFSMETQPELANDNSSLNYEGAFQSADIPPGDLQAARDYARKGQITMNTLFLGVWGLVLARLLKKQDLMLGMITSGRVPEVEHMDTMVGLFTNSLPVRLTYAPAERVLDWFQALQKKLLKLRRHEHVTLQQISQWSGLPVNYLQRVANTRSLVYTNFPYHVNQTESGSGQNLLQAESIGQLQLPLRLFVNPGEERFTLRIEYNRSVYDHDHIANLLLDIRQQLAKIPRVSTLGELVHPEGEQKGHL from the coding sequence ATGGACGAAAGTTTTCATATGGTGGAACGGATGTTTCAGCTTGATCTCACAAAGCGGATATCTCCTGAAGCTGATAACGTTCAAGGACAAGCGGAGTTCGCCTCCAGCCAGGAGCCCTATGGACTGCTTCTGTCTTTCATATTTGGTTATTCCCTGGCACAGCTATGGCAGCACTGGGGCGTTTTCCCGCAAGCGGTGGCCGGGGACTGGATCGGTGAATATGTCGGCGCTTGCCTGGCGAATGTTTTTGCACGTGAGGATGCCTTGAAATTATTGTTCCTCCAAGGGGAGGTTCCGGAAGGCATGGTGCTGGGACAACCAGCCATCCCGGTTCTGTCCAATATATCGCAGACCTGGTTGGAAGAAGGGCAGGCAACCTCCCTGGCCTATTGGAAACAGGCCTTGAACCAGTCGAGCAATCTGCTGGCTTGCGTGTCAGAGCTTGCCGCACTCCAAAATCCGGTATTTATCAAAATCGGTCCGGGACACCATCGTCCGGATAGGCTGGACCTGACCATCCAAGAAAAAAATCAAACCGCTCTATTGCTGGATTCCCTGCCCGGGGAAGCAGACAACGAATCGGTTCACATGGTCCTTCAAGGCTCGCTGGGAAGGCTGTGGCTGGAGAACGTTGAGGTCTGCTGGAAGAACGTTCAATCCGGCGGGCAGGCAAGAAAAATTCCGCTGCCTGCCTATGCTTTTGATAGAGAGACTTACTGGATTGACAGAGCTGCTGCTGGTGAACAGGGCAGCCTTGAGGCAGGTGAACTTCACGAAGAGCCAGCAATGGTAATGAACCGGGGAGACCATTTCGTTCAGATTGGCAGCACGGGCTATACGCTGGATTCGTCTCAGCTGCAGCAAGTTCAGGAGCTGCTTGCCAGCTTCACCCCCAATTCTGCCGTCTCCTTCCCGGATGTACCCGAGAAGCGTAAAGCGTATATCGTTTCCAGACTGTGCAGCATCCTGGGGGAATTATTAGGAACACAACCGGTCAGCAGTCAGGACGACTTTTTCGAAATTGGGGGCGATTCTGTAACGGCTATCCAGTTTGCCTCGCGTGCGAAGGATTTTGACATTGTGTTTGCTTCAGATCTGCTCTTTGAATACCCGACGATAGAGCAATTATCGGATAAAATCCTGGAGCAACCGATGGCTTCCCTGCAAGAAGAAAAGCCTGTGCCGGAACAACGGGCGGGCATTCATTATTTTGATGTCAGTACCTCCGATCAGAGCCTGTTGGCGGAGGTCTTATCTGCCGAAGAAGTCGAAAGTGTGTATCCGCTGTCATTTATGCAGCTTCTGGTGTTGAACCACAATATCATCAACGCCCGTTTAGGCACGGTGAACCTGCTTTCGTTTCAGATTTTCGAAGAGCTGCACCGCGGCCGTTTTCAGTCCGCCTGGAACGAAGTGGTGAACCGTCACACCCTGCTGCGGACAGGCTTTGTCTGGAGAAGAATTTCTAATCCGGTTCAGTTTGTCAAAAAAAAGGCTGAAATCACCATCCACGAGCTGGATTGGACCGGGCTCTCCCAAGAAGGGCAGCAGCTCGCACTGGAGGAGTTCCTTTCCCTTGAAAGCAAAAGAAGCTTTAAAGTGGATGAGGTTCCGCAAATGCGTTTCCATCTTATGAAGCTCGGGGAGGCCTGCTACCAATTTGTCTGGTCCTACCAGAACTCTTTGTTTGACGGCTGGAGCATGAATATTATTTTACGGGAAGTATGGGACAGCTATGAGCAGAGCGAATCCCGGAGGCTTCTGCCCGAAACTGCAGCTACTCCTTATCTAACCTATATGCAATGGCAAAAAACAAAGGATATCGGGGAAGCGAAGCAGTGCTGGACAGAAGAAATGAAGGATTTCAGTATGGAAACGCAGCCGGAGTTAGCGAACGACAATTCCTCTCTGAACTACGAAGGCGCTTTTCAGAGTGCGGATATTCCTCCCGGTGATCTGCAGGCGGCAAGAGATTATGCCCGGAAAGGACAGATCACGATGAATACGCTGTTTCTCGGCGTGTGGGGTCTGGTGCTTGCCCGGTTGCTCAAGAAGCAGGACCTCATGCTCGGAATGATTACTTCCGGAAGAGTCCCGGAGGTGGAGCATATGGATACCATGGTGGGATTGTTTACGAACAGCCTGCCTGTCCGCTTGACATACGCTCCTGCGGAGCGTGTCCTGGACTGGTTTCAGGCGCTGCAAAAAAAATTACTGAAGCTCAGACGCCACGAGCATGTTACGTTACAGCAGATAAGCCAGTGGTCCGGGCTTCCCGTCAACTATTTACAGAGGGTGGCCAACACACGGAGTCTGGTCTACACCAATTTTCCGTATCACGTGAACCAGACAGAGAGCGGAAGCGGGCAGAACCTGCTTCAAGCAGAGAGCATCGGCCAATTGCAGCTTCCCCTGCGTCTGTTTGTCAATCCGGGTGAAGAGCGGTTTACGCTCCGGATCGAATACAACCGCAGCGTGTATGATCATGACCATATCGCTAACCTGCTGCTGGATATCCGGCAGCAGCTAGCCAAGATTCCCCGTGTGTCAACACTTGGGGAGTTAGTCCATCCAGAGGGAGAGCAGAAAGGACATTTGTAA
- a CDS encoding phosphopantetheine-binding protein — MITKNEIEAQLVQIYLKQMQVVAAGDTAGDAAVQTNGIDFSREQISLQEAGINSLGFIRLVVEIENAFQIQFEDDMLDIQLFHSLQDLVAYIEREVNKAS; from the coding sequence GTGATAACCAAAAACGAGATTGAAGCCCAATTGGTGCAAATTTATCTCAAACAGATGCAAGTGGTGGCAGCTGGCGATACTGCTGGCGATGCAGCTGTGCAGACCAACGGAATTGATTTTTCCAGGGAGCAAATCAGCCTGCAGGAGGCAGGAATTAACTCACTGGGGTTCATCCGGTTAGTGGTTGAGATCGAAAATGCGTTTCAGATTCAATTTGAGGATGACATGCTGGACATTCAATTATTCCATTCACTGCAAGATCTGGTTGCTTATATTGAGCGGGAAGTGAATAAAGCGTCGTGA
- a CDS encoding thioesterase II family protein → MGTSNGSLDGMKLFCLPYAGGSATVFTKWKRELDSRIELIPVELAGRGRRFVEPFYPSLHDGVMDISTAIMDQIGDKGYSLFGHSMGTLYICELMKQIQANGWEKPQHLFLSGMHPPHIQDKKKIHHLPDDEFWQEVIRLGGTPKQVSENKELMEIFTPVLRSDYKNVESYITEAPQEKWDMDITVLVGDEDEITSIGDIRQWKEYTTQSCSIVTFQGGHFFINEEEKKVIDLINRTLIA, encoded by the coding sequence GTGGGTACGAGCAACGGTTCTTTGGATGGGATGAAGTTGTTTTGTTTGCCGTACGCAGGTGGTTCTGCTACCGTATTTACAAAGTGGAAACGAGAGCTGGACTCAAGAATTGAGCTGATACCCGTAGAGCTGGCCGGGAGGGGAAGAAGGTTTGTAGAACCATTTTATCCTTCGCTGCATGACGGGGTGATGGATATCTCGACTGCGATTATGGATCAAATAGGCGACAAGGGCTATTCCTTATTTGGACACAGCATGGGGACGTTATATATATGTGAACTGATGAAACAAATCCAGGCCAACGGCTGGGAAAAACCGCAGCATCTTTTTCTGTCCGGCATGCACCCGCCCCATATTCAAGATAAGAAGAAGATACATCATTTGCCGGATGATGAATTCTGGCAGGAAGTCATCAGGCTTGGCGGAACTCCGAAGCAGGTTTCGGAGAACAAAGAACTGATGGAAATTTTCACACCGGTCCTAAGGTCTGACTACAAGAATGTAGAGAGCTATATCACTGAAGCCCCCCAAGAGAAATGGGATATGGATATAACTGTTCTTGTCGGCGATGAGGATGAGATCACAAGCATAGGTGATATCCGGCAGTGGAAAGAGTACACGACCCAATCCTGCTCGATCGTTACGTTTCAGGGCGGGCACTTCTTCATCAACGAGGAAGAGAAGAAGGTCATCGACCTCATTAACAGAACACTAATTGCATAG